The Apibacter raozihei DNA segment AACCATTTATACTTATATGATAAAAACGGAAAACAGCTTAACCAGATAACCAAAGGGAACTGGGAGGTTACGGAAGTATATGGATTAGACGAACATAAACAAAAAATCTACTTTCAATCTACCGAAAAGGGCTCTACCAACAAAGTAATAGGTACTTCGGAAATAACAACGGGAAAACATCATCTTATAACACAGGAAAATGGCGTTCATAATGCAGAATTCAGTTCCGATTATTCCTATTTTATTGATAAATTCAGCACAGCAAACACTCCTCCGGTTTATACTTTAAGAGATCAAAACGGTAAAATTCTAAAAACACTTGAAGATAACTCTTCATTACTATCATACATTATAAAAAAAGAAATCAGATTACAAGAATTTTTTACACTTCCTAACGGAAAAGGAGAACCACTAAATGCATATATTATAAAGCCAAAAAACTTTGATCCTCAAAAAAAATATCCCGTACTCATGTATGTTTATGGAGGTCCGGGACATCAAACTGTTACAAACTCTTGGGATTCATTTAATTATTGGTGGTTTCAAATGCTTGCTCAACAAGGATATATCATCGTTTCTGTTGATGGAAAAGGGACTGGAGGAAAAGGAGAAGCTTTTAAAAAAGCTACTTATAAACAATTAGGAAAATTAGAACTGGAAGATCAACTGGCTGCGGCTCAATGGCTGAAAGCTCAAACATACATAGATGAAAACCGGGTAGGAATCTGGGGATGGAGTTTTGGAGGGTATTTAACTTCTCTATGTATGACCAAAGGGAACGGAACTTTTAAAATGGGTATTGCGGTCGCTCCTGTAACCAACTGGAGATTTTACGATACCATTTATACTGAACGTTTTCTTCAAACACCTCAGGAAAATTCAAAAGGATACGATGAAAATTCGCCTATAAACTATGCTAAAGAATTAAAAGGCAACTATCTGATTATCCATGGTACCGCTGATGATAATGTTCACTTGCAAAATTCAGTAGAAATGATTGAAGCTTTGGTTCAGGAAGGTAAACAATTTGACATGGCTATTTACCCGGATAAAAATCACGGAATCTATGGGGGTAAAACCCGTTATCAGCTTTACCAAAAAATGACTAATTATATCAAAACCAATTTATAGTATTCAAAAATATGTAACAATGGAAAAGCACCCGAAAGGCCTATATTTTTTATTTTTCACAGAAATGTGGGAACGATTCGGATATTATCTAATGCTGGGAATATTTGTTCTGTATATGATTGATGCGGATACAGGTGGATTGGCTTTTGGAGATAAAATTTCTTAT contains these protein-coding regions:
- a CDS encoding S9 family peptidase, whose amino-acid sequence is MKFHLQSKPISLIIGLFFIFFINSLAYSQTITLEEIWSGRFLPKSISGITSMKSGKHYTVLTQQGIEKHSYENFQKMEDLVQGRFTDYQFSPDEKYLLLEMEAAPVYRHSKLGVYQLYDIKNKHYFKINNNQPIQEPLFSPDGSKIAFVFDNNLYYQEIPSLKITQVTTDGIKNQIINGISDWVYEEELGFVRNFEWSPDGKILAFVRFDESKVKEVDLPMYGKNLYPQHLIFKYPKAGEENSLVTLHSYHLESGETSAIDLSTVEKYYIVKIRFAPDGSLITLTSNRLQNKVDVSRINVMDGSIKKLLSETSRTWIETDNIFLYLLSNGNFVMNSEKNGFNHLYLYDKNGKQLNQITKGNWEVTEVYGLDEHKQKIYFQSTEKGSTNKVIGTSEITTGKHHLITQENGVHNAEFSSDYSYFIDKFSTANTPPVYTLRDQNGKILKTLEDNSSLLSYIIKKEIRLQEFFTLPNGKGEPLNAYIIKPKNFDPQKKYPVLMYVYGGPGHQTVTNSWDSFNYWWFQMLAQQGYIIVSVDGKGTGGKGEAFKKATYKQLGKLELEDQLAAAQWLKAQTYIDENRVGIWGWSFGGYLTSLCMTKGNGTFKMGIAVAPVTNWRFYDTIYTERFLQTPQENSKGYDENSPINYAKELKGNYLIIHGTADDNVHLQNSVEMIEALVQEGKQFDMAIYPDKNHGIYGGKTRYQLYQKMTNYIKTNL